Within Suricata suricatta isolate VVHF042 chromosome 12, meerkat_22Aug2017_6uvM2_HiC, whole genome shotgun sequence, the genomic segment AGCAGCAGGATCCGCCGGCTGTCGGCCTGCAAGCAGCAGTGAGGGCAGCCGCCCACAGGTAGGCCCCTGCGTCCACTGTCACCAGGATCTGGCTCAGGTGGGGGAGGTCACCTGCCTCAGGACCGTGGCGGTGGGCGGGCAGCAGCTTCGGGAGCAGGAGGCGGACCCCTCGCACCGGCAGCCTGTCGTGCCAGCACCGAGTGATGCTGGCCTCAGCCCAGAGGTGGAGGCGGCgctgggtggggggggcggcTGGGACGTCTTGGGTTTGGCCCAGGCTGTCATCCTGGTGGCTGCTCggcctcctccacttcctcttccTGACCCCACCTGCCCCAGTCAGGCCCCAGGGGTTCTGGAGGTCCCACGGTCTGCTCAGGGTGCAGGCGGCGGGGCCTCTCCCAGAGCGCTGTCCCCCCCAGACGTCCCTGCAGCGCTGATCTGCCAGCATCAGAACCAGCCGGGCAGGCCGGGGACTGCCTCTTTAGGGAGGCCCCTCAGATCAGCGCAGCCTTCCCTGGTCTCTGGACACCCGGCAGCCCCATGTGACCAGGACTCCATTTCCTCACCATGTCCTCAGTCCCCAGGGCGGGCCCTGCCTCCGGGGATACAGAGTGTGTTTGCTGGCCCAGGAGTGACCCATCTGTTCCCATCTGCAGCCTGTCTCACGGAGAACCCCAGCCAGGGGCCGTGGCCCAGGTCCTGTCTTCCCGCCGACTGCTGGCCCGTGTCTGCCACCCAGAAAGGCCACCACCACACCCTCCTTGCCGACTGCAGCCATGGCTGGGCGACAGCAGGGACTGGGGTCTGGCCTTGCCCTCACGGCCAGTGGACACGACCTCTTGTTGACTTTGCAGCCCTGCGCTGAGCCCCCTCCCCGTGCTTCAGGAGGAGGGGGCGAGCCGGCACGCGGGCCCCACGGGAAGCCCTTGCCATGCACTTTACGTTCAGACTACTGGTTCTCACCCCTCGACTTCTTTTTACTCTGCTCCATGTTAGCACCTCCCACACCTAGTGATGTGTTCAGGCAAACCACAGCCACGGCAGGAGCCGGTAAGGAGAACAGGCCTGTCCACCAAGACGCACGCCTAGAGCCCAAGGGAGCCAGGCAGCtgccttgtttttgttgttggttggttccttttttctttttctaagaaaaaataaagcaggtggATTTGAGCTCTGATTGTGAAAGGTGTTTGGGAATTGTTTGGTGGCCCTGCTGTGGGCTCACAAGCCCTGGGGGCAGGCTGGGCTCcgcagggctggctggctggcgggTGGTCGGTCGTGGGACCTGGGGCTTCCGAAGGTGTCTGCTTTTGGCCACTGGACTTCAGTCCTCACGGTGGCGAGCGGCCTCTCCAAGGCTCACCAGGGCCCTCTGCCCAGCTCCGGGGCCTGCTGCTCCACAGCACAGCAGCCAGGGGCCTGAGGGCAGGACCCTGATCCTCTTTCCAAGGTCGCTGTGCTCCTTGGTCCCCAGAGAAAACCCGGACTAAGCAAGAGTGTGCGGTAAATATGTATAATcaaccagaaaacaaacacaataagAAACTCCATCACTGTATGGTACACAGACGGCACGTAGCtccgcggggcggggcggggcgacTCGGCCGCAGGCGAGGGCTGCCCCATCTTTTGGCAATAAATAAAGCTTGGGAAACTTGAAACCTTGGCCGTTTGGGTTTTGTGTCTCAAAACACGACTGAGTTCTGGCGGCTCTTTGGACTGCGCACCTGTGGGGCGGGCAGGCGGCCCACCCACATGCTTTGGGCGGGCGTGGGGGCGCgggctgggtgggagggggtggcggCGAGGCGTTGTTTATTGCTCGGAGGGGGCGCACACTGCCGCCAGCACATGCCTCGGTGAGGTAAACAGCTTCGGGGGTGGTGGCTGTGGGAGCCGGCAGGCCTGGCCCCATGGGACCCGCGCATGCGCCCTGGGGCGGCCTCCAGCACGTGCGGCACGCCTTGAGGGCCTGGTAGGGGCACCCTGCGCATGCGCTGCACGGCTGCTTCTGCCCGCGTCGCCCTCCGCCCCAGGGTGCAGGTCCCGCTCGAGCGCCTCCCCGTGCTCTGTGCTCGAGGCGCCGTCACCCATAGGCTGCTGCCTGGGGTGGAAAGCAGGTGGGCGTCCTCCCCAGGAGCTCGAAGATGAGAACCTGCCGCGCCCCTTCCAGCCGAGCCAGGGCCCTCCAGCCTCGCGCTTTGGGAAGCCACAGGAAACCTGCTCAATGCCCAGCGGGACCGTGCGCGTGCGCACCAGAGGCAGCTCGAGGGTGTCACGAGGACACGAGCACGCGCACTCAGGGGCGACCGGAGGACGTGCGCGCGCGCGGCCCGCACTCCGGAGCTTCGGGCCCAGGCGGGTCCTGAGGAGGAGCGCCCGGGCGGCACCGGAGAAGCTGCCGAGGTGGCTGTAGGAGGCGGGGCTTAGGCCGGGCTGTGGTCCGGAGACGTGGGCGCGGCGGCGGCCAGCGCGGGAGCCGCGGCGACGGGCTGGGCCAGGTGGGGCGGGAAGAGTCTCTCATCCAGGCCGGCCGCCAGCTTGTCCAGCAGCGTCCCAGGGGGCCCGACGCACAGGCCAGAGCCGGGGCAGGTGCNNNNNNNNNNNNNNNNNNNNNNNNNNNNNNNNNNNNNNNNNNNNNNNNNNNNNNNNNNNNNNNNNNNNNNNNNNNNNNNNNNNNNNNNNNNNNNNNNNNNGGGGACAGCTACCTGGGAGTCGTGACTTGGTAGTCACTGAGCTCGCTCCCTCCGCCCCACTCCACGGTCCTGGTACCGCTACCGTGGGGCCAGTGTCCTGCGCCCCTCCCCCGAGGGTGCGGGCAGGGCTTCTGGGGTCTCATGGTAGTGAGCTGacgtcctcagtttccccattccTCCTAGGAGCACTTCCCCTTTTCTGGGCAGGTTCCCGGCCAGCTTGCCGGGCCGGCCCCACCGGCTGGGGAGGTGGTGGAGAGCGTACACCTCCCCCGTTTTGAACATGGGGAAACGGAGGTCCTGGCGTTGATCTAAGTGTGGTGGGGGCTGCCCCGAGGCTCTCGGCCACCTCTCCGTGAGTCACTGCCCCCTGTGGACTCTTattcccactccctctccctgggAGCCGGGAGGGGGAGGAGATGGAGGCGCTGCTCTGAGCAGGCCCTGCCCGGCCCTCCTCCTAGCTTCAAGATGCAGCCCACGCCCACCATGGCCGCGGCCGCCGCAGCCGCCAGCACCGCTGCCACGCCCGCCCTGACCTCGAGGTGGGACAACACCACCAGCAGCCCCACCGTGAGTGAGGGGGCCCCAGTGGGGCtgccgggcggggcggggctccaGAGGCCGCCGCCAGCCGTCCTGACCCCTGCTGGCCCGCAGGCGGAGCCTGACCCCATCCTCAACAACTACGTGCTGCTGGCGGTGGTCCTGTCGCTCTTCGTCGGTGGCACGCTTGTGGTGCTGTCCGGAGTGCTGCTCCTGTGCCGGCGCTGCTGGGAGGCCCACCAGCGCGTCAACAGGTGCGCAGCCCACCCAGCCCtcgggcccccccaccccccgcgccGGGAGTGGCGCGTGGGCGGCGGGCCTGCTCCTCAGTGCCCGGTGAGCGCGGGGTGTCTGGGCTGGGTCTCGGCAGGTGGGGCCCTGTGGGCTGCAGACGCTGCCCGTGGCCAGCACTGGCTGGGTCCTGCACCCCAATGGCTGCCCCGCGGTCTCTCCCCAGAGCCATAGAGGATGCGGAGAAGACCACCACCACATACCTAGACAGCGGCGCTCACCCAGCCCAAGGTGCGCCGCTCCGCCAGGCTCtgacccctgcccacctgcccgccCTCCCGCCCGCCCCCTCGGGCCGCCTGACcggctgtgtctgtctgtctcccccaccagACTGGGCGCAGCTCGATTCCGACTCATCTCTGTTTCCTTAGAGCCCGCGCGTAGGTGCTCGCAGGCGCGTGCTGAGCGAGTGAGTGTGTGAGCGGATGTGTGAGTGCCCACCgcgcccctgccccctcccagcgcTCAGTCgggccccacccctccacccttcccccacccaccccagccagCCGCCTGCCCAGCCCCAGGCGAGGCCCGCCCCGGGCCCACCCTCTCGGCTCTCCTCGCAGACCCTGACTTCAGGGGGGAGGACCCCGAGGGCCAGGACGCCGAGACAGAGCGCTTCCTGTCCACCAGCTCCACCGGCCGCCGGGTGTCCTTCAATGAGGCAGCCCTGTTTGAGCAGAGCCGGAAGTCACAGGACAAGGGGCGCCGGTGAGGAGAGACCCCgtccctggggaggggtgggagcctGACACCCTGTGACTGGGCTCCTGGGGGGGCGGGTACTGGCACTGCTTCCCCCAGAGCTGACAGGGATGGCAACAGGGGTGGGCTAGGGGGCTTCGAGCTGTCTAAGGCAAGGCCGAACACGGGGGCCTGCTGGCGTGGTGACGGCCGGCGTGCCGGGCACAGGTACACCCTGACGGAGGGGGACTTCCACCACCTGAAGAATGCCCGCCTCACGCACCTGCACCTGCCGCCCCTCAAGATCATCACCATCCATGAATGCGATGTGGGCGAAGCCAgcgccacccccccaccccacgctgCCGCTGCCCCCAAGGCCAGCCTCGCCATATTCCAGGTGAGCGGGCAGCCGCCAGCCTGGGGCTCAGTGGGGGGACACCCACCCTCCGGGCTGGGCCCTGCACCTCAGGacagggagggggcgcctggctggggTGCACAGCGGGCTGTGGGTCcagccctcccccctcacacaccCGTGCTCTTTGACCTGTTACtgcttcctcccccagcccccggggaAGGCCCTCACTGGCCGCTCTGTGGGCCCCAGCTCCGCCCTGCCAGGTGACCCCTACAACTCGGCCGCGGGCCCTGCCGACTTTGAGATCAGCCCCTTGGCATCCAGCGACTCCGGGGAAGGCGCCTGGGTGAGGGCCTCCGagcggcccctcccctccctgccccactccagGACCGAGGTCAGCCTGTGGCCTCCCCGCTGCCCTAGCTCCCCTTGCTCCTGCCGGGTCCCCCgcgtgggagggagaggggcaggcagcgCTAGGACACACGTGCGGGGCACTCATCACATCAGGGGTCACCCTCAGGGGCCCCCGTCCAGCGCTGGGGATGACAGAGCTGGCCGGCGCTGGCTGAACCGCTGAGCCTACTAGCCTGGCTCCCGCCCACCCGCGGACAGCTGCGTGCTCCATCCTCTGCACtcgggggaggggcgtggggggcagggtggggtctCTGTGCCTgacctcctccctccttccttccagttgGATGCAGGCAGCCGAGGCACCAAGCCCGTTGGGCCGGGAGCCCCAGGGGGGCCCGGGGAGGCAGGTCCAGGCTCCGGGGCAGGACCTGTTCTGCAGTTCTTCACCCGCCTGAGGCGCCATGCCAGCCTGGATGGGGCCAGCCCCTACTTCAAGGTCAAGAAATGGAAGCTGGACCCCAGCCAGCGGGCATCCAGTCTGGACACCAGAGGTGAGCGGCAGCCCAGGGTACAGCCCCGGGCAGCCTAACAGAGGGTGGCTCTGCACCGGGAGGGGTCACTGCTTCCGGGGGGCCTCAGGCACCTGCCCCATGCCGGCCAGCAGCACCCACTGGCCAGTGCGCATCTTACCCCAGGGCTTACCGCTGCTTGGGCCACGTGCTGTGCCCCAGTAGAGCGGGGCAGTGTCCGCTCCCAGCAGAGATTGGGGAGTTTTCCTGTGATAGAGACAGTCAGTCGTGTTTTTGCATTTGTGGTTGGTTTGGTCTGGCAGTGTGGGAGCGGCCACAGGCTGCGTGTGTGAGTGCGGGTAtctgccaataaaactttatttacaacaaTAGGTCACAGGCCCAGTGGGCTGGTGCCATAGCATACACCCTCCTGAACTAACACAGCAGCCCTTTGATCCTGCAGGCCTCCAGTCACATGCAGCCCTGGATACAGGGCTTTCTTACCTCAGCCCAGAGCAGGAGCccgtgttgggggtggggaggtggccaCCCTGACCAGTGGGTACCAACAGCCCCCTGCCTGAGGGAGCTGCGACAGGACAGGACCGGGGGCCCTGTGGAGGCAGTGGGTCCCAGGGCCAGGAGGgctaaggagagaggcctggctCCAGCCAGTGCTGCAGGGGAAGGAGCACCGAGTTCCGGCTGAGGCGTGcccgggcaggggcaggggcaggagggcctACTCTGCTGCCATCCGGAGCTGAGCGGGAGCCCACGATCCCTGAGGGTGGTCAGAGCCAGGCGTGGGTGCGCAAGTGCCCAGAGCCTGTTTGCTGGGTGActgtccccctcacccccccaggCTTTCCCACCAAAGCTGCTCCTGGGCCCTCCCCCGTGGGTGGAGCTGGCGCCagcctctcctctgtctcctcggTGGCCCTGCCAGCCTGTCCCTCATCCTCCCGCGTGTGgctgcctccaggctctgctgcaGACCTCTGCTCCGGCCCTGCTTCCGTGGCCGGGGCTGCCGCAGCACCTCAGGTCACCGCTGACCCAGGTGGCCCCGCGCGGCCCAGggccgggagggagggggcaggctgaCGCACCACCCTCTGCGCAGGCTCCCCGAAGCGACACCACTTCCAGCGGCAGCGGGCAGCCAGCGAGAGtacagagcaggaggagggggacgCCCCCCACAGGGACTTCATCCAGTACATCGCCAGCGCAGGCGACGCGGTGgccttcccacccccccacccctttctggcCAGCCCCACCAGCCCGTCCCCCGCTCTCGGCAGGTATTTTTCCGTAGATAGAAGTGGCAGGGGTGGACCTGTGGGCCCCTGCTCCGCCCAGTCCCCCCCTCGGTGGCCTGGGGAGGGCTCTCCCCACCCTGCAGACACATCACGTTCCTCCAGCTCAGCCGTCCCTCTTGGAGGCTGCCTCGCTGGGGCCATGTCTCCAACAAGGACCAGAAGAGGGAAACAGGGGGAGACTGGGTAAGGGTaggggggcaggtggggccccGGATGATGCCTGCCCAGGGGTGTGTGCCTGCTTGGATATTACTGCATCCTGGTAGAGTCCATGGCCCCCAGAGGTCCTCTGTGGCCTggtgccccttcccttcctacCTGTGTTCCTGAGGGCTGGACGGCCCCTTCTCATAAATTGTGACCAGGGCTGCCGGCAGTACTCCCTCCCCCAGGAGGTAGCGGGGTGGCCACAGAGCTTGGGCAGTGCCCTGGGAGTAGAGGCCGAGCTGGACTCCCGCCTGGCCCCGTCCCCGGTCACTTTCTTCTCCGCCGAGGTGTTGGGGCAAGGCGCCAACCACCTGCAGTGCCAGCAGGTGGTTGGGTCAGATACTGGTAAAAAATGCCGTGTGATTGAAAAGCAGGTGCCAGAAAAGCACCCTCTGCAACAGGAACTGTCGGCATTTTCTTAAAATCCGTTCTCCACAGAGTCTGGCAGAACCTAGGGGGTCCCCATCCGCGCCCACCCTTCTGGACCCAGAGGCAGGGTGGCTAGGGAGGCCGTGCAGGTGGGAGAATGTGCAGGGGCGTGCACAGCCTTCCTGACTGCTGCGGCCTGGCTTGCAGGCTAGAGGCGGCAGAGGCGGCGGGCGCCGCGGGCGGAGCGAGCCCCGAGTCTCCCCCCGAGGGCAGCGGTGGTGCGGGGCccgagcagcagcagcaggaatcTGACGGCGAGCGGGACTCGGGGCCAGAGCAGGCCCAGACCAACTACCGCGACATCTGGAGCCTGCGTGCCTCTCTGGAGCTGCACGCGGCTGCCGCCTCGGACCACAGCAGCAGTGGCAACGACCGTGACTCCGTGCGCAGCGGCGACAGCTCTGGCTCAGGCTCCGGGACCACCGTGCCCACTTTCCCACCGCCCTCGCCGCCGCCCACCCCCCGGTCCGCAGACAGCGAGGCGGGAGGTCCGCGAAAGCTGCTGCAGATGGACAGCGGCTACGCCAGCATCGAGGGCCGCGGCGCGGGCGAGGAAGGGCTCCTCAGCGCGTCCGAGAAGCGCTCTTCCTTCACCACGGCCGGCCGCACGGCCACCGTGGGCAGCAGCTTCGAGGGGGCGCCGGCGCCCACCGAGGCGCCCGTNNNNNNNNNNNNNNNNNNNNNNNNNNNNNNNNNNNNNNNNNNNNNNNNNNNNNNNNNNNNNNNNNNNNNNNNNNNNNNNNNNNNNNNNNNNNNNNNNNNNCGCCGCGCTCGCTGCCGCGTCTGGCTCCCCGCGCGCCGGCCAccgcctccccttcccttccGGCGGGAGTGGAGGGCGGAGCCTGTGCTCCCGgacgccccctccccactccgaGCCGTCCGCTCCCGCGGCGGCCGAgtctccaccccctgccctgcgGCACTACCCCTGACCCTCGCCGGGGTGCGGAGGAAAGGGCGACCGCGAGCGTAGGGGACCCCAGGATGCTGTCTCGGCGGCGTTGAACACGTGTCCCCCTCTTCTTCCCCCGGTGTGCTGCAGACATTGTCTGGTTCGCCGGGCGCTCTGCCAGGTGGGGACGAGCAATGGGCCAACGTAGTACAATATAATCTGTTCTGAGTGCCACCAGGGCCTGCCCAGCCCCGGGTGACCTTAGAACCACTCTGGCAGAAACTCTATACCTGGTGAATCCCAAAGCTGCTCCCCCTTCCCAGAGAATCCTGCCTCATCCTTCTAGATGCAGGACGCCAGCCTGCACTGGCCTGGTCTGGGTCCTAGGTCAGCCTGCCTGGCCTTACGCTCAATACCCCACAATGCCACCCCTTTCTCCAGTGAAAACGGACACTGCCAGTtcaacctcagggcctttgcacttgcaggTGCTGAGCCTGTCCAGCTCTTTCCCCACTTAGCTTCAAGATTCACTCCCTGGCCTCCTTCAACTGTCTCCTAAATGGCCAAGTTCCATTGTGTCTTCTCCAGGCCACCTTTGGTGATACAGCAACTTGCACCCCACATTCCAGTCCCCTGCTTCTTTCCATGGCCCTCATATTGTCTGTTATTTGCTCCAGTGTATTGTGTTGCTCTTCACCCCTTCCCCCACTACAGGGGTGAGTTCCAAGTCAAGAGCTGGGTCCCCAGGCACAGCATGGGGCCGGGGGGCGGCACCCCAGAGACAAGAACGTGCTAGTTAAGTGGATAAATAGCAAAGCTGGCTTAAGTGAGTGGGAGCTGAATGTGCAAAGGACCTGAGGTAAGAAACCATGTCTGTAGTTTACCATGTGGTGTTGGGAAGAACAAGGACAGCCATCTTGCGGGTCCCAGCAGGAGAGTGGCAGGTACCTCCGGCTGGGTGTGAAGGCTCTCGCAGTGAGGACAGCGGGGAGGCTGGGGCCATCCAAAACCAGTGATCCTTGCCATAGTGCCCCAACTGAGTGGACAGATTTCCAGGATAACTCTGGGTTTGGGATTGGAATGACAGGCAGTGC encodes:
- the CBARP gene encoding voltage-dependent calcium channel beta subunit-associated regulatory protein produces the protein MQPTPTMAAAAAAASTAATPALTSRWDNTTSSPTAEPDPILNNYVLLAVVLSLFVGGTLVVLSGVLLLCRRCWEAHQRVNRAIEDAEKTTTTYLDSGAHPAQDPDFRGEDPEGQDAETERFLSTSSTGRRVSFNEAALFEQSRKSQDKGRRYTLTEGDFHHLKNARLTHLHLPPLKIITIHECDVGEASATPPPHAAAAPKASLAIFQPPGKALTGRSVGPSSALPGDPYNSAAGPADFEISPLASSDSGEGAWLDAGSRGTKPVGPGAPGGPGEAGPGSGAGPVLQFFTRLRRHASLDGASPYFKVKKWKLDPSQRASSLDTRGSPKRHHFQRQRAASESTEQEEGDAPHRDFIQYIASAGDAVAFPPPHPFLASPTSPSPALGRYFSVDRSGRGGPVGPCSAQSPPRWPGEGSPHPADTSRSSSSAVPLGGCLAGAMSPTRTRRGKQGETG